The Herbiconiux sp. SALV-R1 nucleotide sequence GATCGGGTGCTCGCCCCGGTCTTCACCGCCAGCACCTCGGCGAGGATCGAGACCGCGGTCTCCTCAGGTGACGAGGCACCGAGGTCGAGGCCGATCGGCGAGTGCAGGGCCGCCAGCGCCTCCTCCCTCACCCCTCGCTCGCGCAGCGCGTCGACCCGACGCGAATGCGTGCGCCGCGACCCCATCGCACCGACATAGGCGACCGGCAGCGCGAGCGCCGCCTCGATGAGGGGCACGTCGAACTTGTCGTCGTGGGTGAGGATGCACACCACGGTGCGCTCGTCGACCTCCGCCTCGGCCAGGTAGTCGGTGGGCCAGCGGTTCACGACCTCGGCCGCGGGAAAGCGCTCGGGCGTGGCGAAGACGGGTCGGGCGTCGCACACCGTGGTGCGGTAGCCGAGCAGCGCAGCGGCGTTCGACAGCGCGACCGAGAAGTCGACGGCCCCGAAGATGATGAGGTGCGGCGGCGGTGCGGAGACGAGCAGCACGGCATCGAGCACCTCGCCCTCGCACGCGATGGCGCGCCGCGTCGACCGCCCGGCCCTCAGCGCCCCGGCGAGCTCGGCGGCGACCCGCGCATCGACACTCTCCGTCGCGACGCCGGCGGCGACGCCGGACTCGGACGACGGATGCGCGTGCGCGCCCACGAGGCGCACCGGCCCATCACCGAGCACCACAGCGATACCCGCCGCCCGCTTGTCGCGCGCCCGCTCGAGCTCCACGCGCAGCGACGCCTCGACCGCCGACGGCTGCCCGTCGGGTGCGAGTCGCTGCACCCAGACCGTGAGCCTGCCGCCGCAGGCGAGTCCGACGGCGAAGGCGTCGTCGTCGCTGAATCCGAACTCGCACAGCTCGGGTTCACCCGACTCGAGCACGCGCCCGCAGACGTCGTAGACCGCGCCCTCGACGCATCCGCCCGAGATGCTCCCGATCACGCGCCCGGCAACGGTCACCGCCATCGAGGTGCCGAGCGCGCGCGGTGCGCTGCCGTCGACCGAGACCACGGTGGCGACCGCGAGCGACTCCCCCGCCGCGAGTGCGGCGAGGAGGGGTGCGGCGAGTTCGAGCATCCGGTGTCCTTCGTCGAGGGCAGCTCGCAGGGTCGGGTGGCGACGGGAGCGGAGGTGCCGTGCCCTCACCCTAACGCCGCGAGCCGTGCGGCTCGAAGCCCGCACCGCTGCCGAAACGAACACGTCATCTCTGCAATCAGCACGACACATGAGCGTGTTAGAACGGCTGCATGCTCATCGTGCACGACCCCGTCAGCCTCATGATCGACTCCCGCACCGAGGCGTTCTCAGGCGCCGATGGCGGGAGCCCTGACGCGACGGTGGAGGGCACCGGCCTCGTCGTGACCGACATCGTGCTCGACTCCCACGCCGTCGACCCCGCCGACCTGGCCGCTGCCGATCGTCTCGACGCCTCCGGCTGCGTCATCACTCCCGGCCTCGTCAACGCCCACCACCATCTCCTGCAGAGCGCCTTCCGCACCCTTCCGGGCACCCGCGGCGCGCCGATGCACGTGTGGTTGCCGACGATGGCCGCGGCATATGCCGCCGTGGGCATAGACCCCGAGCTCGCCCGCGCGGCCGCCCGGGTCGGCGTCGCCGAGGGCCTCCTCAACGGCGTCACCACCGTCGCTGACCACCACCTCACCTGGCCGTCGGGAGCCGACACCGTCGGCATCGCCCGGGCCACGGCGGGTGCCGCTCGCGAGCTCGGCGGGAGACTCGCCTTCGTGCGCGGATCGGCGCGCGACGACCCCGAGGAGGCCGCCGCCTCGGCCGACGCCATCGCCGAGGCGCTGCTCCCGGATGCGGTGGCCGGCGTGAGCGACGACGGACTGCTGCAGCTGGCAGTCGGCCCCGCCGGTGTGCACAGCGACAGCGAGGCGACCTTCAGGCTGCTCGGCGAGGTGGCGGAGCGCCGCGGACTCCGCCGGCGCACGCAGGCGAACGAGCAGGTCGACGTGGCGATCGCCCTCGAAAAGTACGGCCGCCGCCCGATCGAGCTGCTCGAGGAGTGGGGCTGGATCGCCCCCGACGTCACCCTCGCCCACCTCTGCGCCGTCACCGACGACGAGATCGCGCTGCTCGCCGCGAACGGGGTCACCGCGACCCACGCCCCGGGCTGCGACCTGCCCATGGGCTGGGGCATCGCCCCGGTCGCCGCGCTGCTCGACGCGGGTGTACCCGTCGGACTCGGCACGAGCGGTGGCGGCAGCAACGACGCCGGGCACCTGCTGGCCGACGCTCGCCTGGCGATGCAGGTCGCCCCGCTCGCCGGGCGCCCCCTCGACGCGCGCACCGTGCTCGGCATGGCGACCGAGGGCTCGGCACTCGGGCTCGGCAGGACGGAACTCGGGCACCTGCGCCCCGGCGCGGCCGCCGACCTCTGCGTGTGGGACGTGTCGGGAGTCGCCGACGCGGGAGTCGCCGATCCGCTGGCGGGCCTCCTCTGGGCCTCGCCCGGACGGCGCCCCAAGCACGTGGTCGTAGCGGGGGAAGTGGTCGTGCGCGACTACCGGCTGGTCGCCGACGACGACCGCGCCATCGCTGCCGAGCTGCGGGCGCTCCTCGCCGCACGCTAGCCGGTCGATCGCCCTCGCCCGCCCCGTTCCGACGCGACCCCGCGCCCCCTAAATCTCCAGCACCAGCCGCGGGCACGCCGCCCGCGACACGCAGATCATCATCACCTCGTTCGCCTCCTGCTCGTCGGGGGTGAGCACGGAGTCGCGATGATCGACCTCCCCCGACACCACGGGCGTCTCGCAGGTGCCGCAGGTGCCCTCCCGGCACGACGAGAGCACGAGCACCCCGGCCTCCTCCACGACGTCGAGGATCGACCGGTCGGGCGGCACCTCCACGGTCAGCCCCGACAGCTCGAGCTCCACCTCGAAGGCCTCGTGCCGCACCGGCTCGGTCATCTGCTTCGCCTCGAAGCGCTCGAGGTGCAGGGTGCCCGACGGCCACGCTGCGGCCGAGGCGACCTCTTCGAGCTCGGCGAGCATCCGTGCCGGCCCGCAGGAGTACACCGCGACCGGGCGCGAGACCGAGCCGCCGTCGAGCGACGAGAGATCGAGCCGGCGACCGTGCTCGGGCGTATACACCGACACCGAGGAGCCGTACGAGGTCACGAGTTCGTCGACGAACGGCATGCGCTCGAGCGACCGGCCCGCGTAGTGCAGTTCCCACGACACGCCCGCCGCCGCGACGGCGTGCACCATGGGCAGGATGGGCGTGATGCCGATGCCTCCCGCCACGAACACGTAGTGCGGCAGGAGGGGCGTCGACGCCGGTGGCAGCGAGAGCGCGAAGTGGTTGAGCGGCCCGCGCACGCGCAGCGTCGAGCCCTCGGCGACGTGGGCGTGCAGGTGCAGCGAGCCGCCCCGGCCGTCGGGCTCGCGCAGCACGGCGACCCGGTAGACGCTCCGGTCGGCGGGGTCGCCGCAGAGCGAGTACTGGCGCTCGACGCCGGGCTGCACCTCCACGTCGAGGTGGGCGCCCGGGGTCCAGGCCGGCAGCGGCGAGCCGTCAGCGGCACGCAGGGTGAGCAGCACCACGTCGGTCGCCACCATCTCCGCCGCGGTGACGACGGCCTCGATCTCGGTCAGGGTGACACCGGTCATGCGCCGGCCCTCCGCTCTTTCACGATGAACAGGTGGTACTCGCCCTCGCCGAGCGAGCACCAGCGGTGGAGGGTTCCGCCGCGGTAGTGGATCGAGTCGCCCGGCTCCAGCCGGTGCTCCCCCTCGTCGCCGAGGTCGACGAGCACGAGGCCCGCGACCACGTGCAGGAACTCGTCTTCGTCGTGGCGGTAGAACTCGCCGAGCTCCCGGTTGTGACCGCGGAACTCCATCGGGATGAACGACACGTCGCCGTGCACCAGGATGCGCGCCTCACCGCCCCCGAACGGCCCCTGCGGCCCTTCGCGCCGGTGCACCACCGACACCCGGGACGCCCCGGCGGGAGGCAGCAGGTCGTCGGTCGCGGCGGCGATCAGCTCGATCTGGCTCGACCCGAGCGCCCGGGCGATGCGTTCGAGCGACACCATGCTCGGCCTCGCCTGACCCCGCTCGAGCTGACTGAGGAACGGATGCGACAGGCCCGCGAGCTTCGCGAGCTCCACCAGGGTGAGCCCCCGGGCGAGCCGGAACGAGCGGATGCGCGCACCGAGGCGCACGGTCTGCTCATCGATGGCGACGCTGGAGGACATGGGTCGGTAACCGCTTTCGAAGGGGTCGCGCACGGGCCGGCGGGAACGGCCGGGGACCGGGTTCGCGAGGGAACACCACGACAGTAACCACGAAGACGCTCCCGCGCGAAATCGGCGCGGAGCGGAATTTACAGAGGGAAATGTTTGCGTTACGTGATGGAAACGCGCTCTCCGTAGCGTGGCCGGTGTTGAGCCCATCAACATCACCGACGTCGGCCCCGCGCCGCGCAGCAAGGAGGGAAGCACCGTGGAGACCCTCCCCGCACAGCTCGCCACCATCACCAACGCGACCCTCGCCGACGGCTCCCTGGTCGACGTCGAGATCGCCGGCGACACGGTCGTCTCGGTCTCCCCGGCCACGCCCGCCGGTTCGGGCGATCGTCGCCACGACGCTGACGCACCCGGCCCCTCCGGCCTCACCCTCGATCTCAGCGGCTTCCTCCTGCTCACCGCACCCGCCGAGCCCCACGCCCACCTCGACAAGGCGCTCTCCTGGGATCTCATCGACCCGCCCATGGGCGACCTCGGCCTCGCCATCGAGTCGTGGAAGCGCTACTCGGCCGGCATGACCGTCGACGACATCGCCGACCGGGCACGCCGCCAGGCGCTCGCGATGCTCTCCAACGGCACCACGGCGATCCGCTGTCACGTCGACATCCTGATGGGTGACGAGCCGATGCGCGGCGTGCGTGCCCTAGTGCAGGTGCGCGAGGAGCTGAAAGACCTCGTCGACCTCGAGCTCGCCGCGCTCGCCGGCCCTCACGCCGCGACCGAGCACGTGTACGAGGCGCTCGACCTCGGTGTCGACCTGGTCGGCGGCGCACCCCACCTCGCCGACGACCCCGACGCCGACCTCCGGCGCCTGCTCGCCATCGCCACCCGGCGCGGCATCGGCGTCGACATGCACACCGACGAGAGCCTCGACGGCGCACTCACCCTGCGCACCCTGGCCGCGGTCGTGCGCGACTGGCCGGCCGAGCGCCCGGTGACCGCCGGGCACTGCGTGCGGCTCGGCACCCTCGAGCGCGCCGAGCTGGCCGAGGTGATCGCCGAGATCGTCGCCAGCGACATCGGCATCGTGAGCCTCCCCATCACCAACCTCTACCTGCAGGGCTGGGAGCATCCGGTCGCCACCCCGCGCGGTCTCACCGCGGTGCGCGACCTGCTCGAGGCCGGAGCCCGGCTCGGCGCCGGCGCCGACAACGTGCGCGACCCCTTCAACCCGGTCGGCCGAAGCGACGCCCTCGAGACGGCATCGCTGCTCGTCACCGCAGGGCACCTCACGCTCGACGAGGCCTACGCCGCGGTGAGCGACGGGGCCCGCTCGGTGATGAGCCTGCCCGCCGCGGGAGTCGCGGTCGGCGCGAAGGCGGAGCTGCTCGCCGTGCGGGGCACCACGCTCTCGCAGGTGATCGGCGAGGCCTCGGGCGACCGCTACGTGGTGCACCGCGGCCGGCTCGTCGCCCACAGCGAGGTCACGCGTCGCATCGCCCTCCCCGACACCCTCACGACGACCGGTCAGCCGACCGTGCCCGCCGCCGAATCCCTTCTCGAAACGAGGTGAGAAGCACCATGACCATCGCCCCACCGACAGCCGCGCCTTCCACGAAGACCGACCAGCTGCTGCACTTCGAAGACGTCGCGATGACCTTCCCGAACGGCACCACCGCCCTCTCGGGAGTCGACCTCACCGTGAACCGCGGCGAGTTCGTGACGGTCGTCGGGCCCTCCGGATGCGGGAAGTCGACACTGCTGCGCATCGCCTCCGGTCTCACCCCGGCCACCGAAGGGGTCACCGAGGTCGACACCACCCGCATCGGGTACGTCTTCCAAGACGCCACCCTGCTGCCCTGGCGCGACGTGCAGTCGAACGTGGAGCTGCTCGCCGAACTGAACGGCATCCCGAAGGCCGCGCGCCGCAAGACCGCCGCCGAGGCGATCGAGCTGGTGGGCCTCAAGGGCTTCGAGAAGCACCTGCCGAAGACGCTCTCGGGCGGCATGAAGATGCGCACCTCGCTCGCCCGCTCGCTCACGCTCGACCCCGAGCTGTTCCTGTTCGACGAGCCGTTCGGAGCCCTCGACGAGATCACCCGCGAGCGTCTCAACGACGAGCTCATCAAGCTGTTCACCGAGCAGCAGTTCGCCGGCCTGTTCATCACCCACTCGGTCTCCGAGGCCGTCTACCTCTCCACGAAGGTGGTCGTCATGTCGGGTCGCCCCGGCAAGATCGTCGACACCTTCCCCGTCGACTTCCCCTTCCCGCGCGACCCCGAGATCCGCTTCACCGCGGAGTTCGCCGAGCTCTGCGGCAAGGTCTCCCACGCCCTCCGAGAAGGCCACCACTAGGAGGCATGACAGCATGACCACCACCCCTCCGGCTCCGCCGAAGAACCGCACCCTCATGCGGCCCGCCACCGTCACCTCGGGGCGCAAGAAGAGCGCCACCTGGGTGCCGCCCATCCTCGTCGCCCTGGGCATCATCGCGCTCTGGTACCTGGTGTCGTACGTCTTCCTCGACGAGAAGCGCCGCTTCCTGCTGCCGCCGCCGCACGAGATCTTCACCGAGGCGTTCTTCCAGCCCGACGTGTTCGGCGACATCATGATCGCGCTCGGCCGCACCGCCGTCGTCGCGCTGGTCGGCCTCGCCATCGCCATC carries:
- a CDS encoding ABC transporter ATP-binding protein, translating into MTIAPPTAAPSTKTDQLLHFEDVAMTFPNGTTALSGVDLTVNRGEFVTVVGPSGCGKSTLLRIASGLTPATEGVTEVDTTRIGYVFQDATLLPWRDVQSNVELLAELNGIPKAARRKTAAEAIELVGLKGFEKHLPKTLSGGMKMRTSLARSLTLDPELFLFDEPFGALDEITRERLNDELIKLFTEQQFAGLFITHSVSEAVYLSTKVVVMSGRPGKIVDTFPVDFPFPRDPEIRFTAEFAELCGKVSHALREGHH
- a CDS encoding PDR/VanB family oxidoreductase, which produces MTGVTLTEIEAVVTAAEMVATDVVLLTLRAADGSPLPAWTPGAHLDVEVQPGVERQYSLCGDPADRSVYRVAVLREPDGRGGSLHLHAHVAEGSTLRVRGPLNHFALSLPPASTPLLPHYVFVAGGIGITPILPMVHAVAAAGVSWELHYAGRSLERMPFVDELVTSYGSSVSVYTPEHGRRLDLSSLDGGSVSRPVAVYSCGPARMLAELEEVASAAAWPSGTLHLERFEAKQMTEPVRHEAFEVELELSGLTVEVPPDRSILDVVEEAGVLVLSSCREGTCGTCETPVVSGEVDHRDSVLTPDEQEANEVMMICVSRAACPRLVLEI
- a CDS encoding XdhC family protein, with product MLELAAPLLAALAAGESLAVATVVSVDGSAPRALGTSMAVTVAGRVIGSISGGCVEGAVYDVCGRVLESGEPELCEFGFSDDDAFAVGLACGGRLTVWVQRLAPDGQPSAVEASLRVELERARDKRAAGIAVVLGDGPVRLVGAHAHPSSESGVAAGVATESVDARVAAELAGALRAGRSTRRAIACEGEVLDAVLLVSAPPPHLIIFGAVDFSVALSNAAALLGYRTTVCDARPVFATPERFPAAEVVNRWPTDYLAEAEVDERTVVCILTHDDKFDVPLIEAALALPVAYVGAMGSRRTHSRRVDALRERGVREEALAALHSPIGLDLGASSPEETAVSILAEVLAVKTGASTRSLRDTSGAIHRPLENADPAGAVASRVAGVAGR
- a CDS encoding amidohydrolase family protein, giving the protein MAGVEPINITDVGPAPRSKEGSTVETLPAQLATITNATLADGSLVDVEIAGDTVVSVSPATPAGSGDRRHDADAPGPSGLTLDLSGFLLLTAPAEPHAHLDKALSWDLIDPPMGDLGLAIESWKRYSAGMTVDDIADRARRQALAMLSNGTTAIRCHVDILMGDEPMRGVRALVQVREELKDLVDLELAALAGPHAATEHVYEALDLGVDLVGGAPHLADDPDADLRRLLAIATRRGIGVDMHTDESLDGALTLRTLAAVVRDWPAERPVTAGHCVRLGTLERAELAEVIAEIVASDIGIVSLPITNLYLQGWEHPVATPRGLTAVRDLLEAGARLGAGADNVRDPFNPVGRSDALETASLLVTAGHLTLDEAYAAVSDGARSVMSLPAAGVAVGAKAELLAVRGTTLSQVIGEASGDRYVVHRGRLVAHSEVTRRIALPDTLTTTGQPTVPAAESLLETR
- a CDS encoding amidohydrolase family protein encodes the protein MLIVHDPVSLMIDSRTEAFSGADGGSPDATVEGTGLVVTDIVLDSHAVDPADLAAADRLDASGCVITPGLVNAHHHLLQSAFRTLPGTRGAPMHVWLPTMAAAYAAVGIDPELARAAARVGVAEGLLNGVTTVADHHLTWPSGADTVGIARATAGAARELGGRLAFVRGSARDDPEEAAASADAIAEALLPDAVAGVSDDGLLQLAVGPAGVHSDSEATFRLLGEVAERRGLRRRTQANEQVDVAIALEKYGRRPIELLEEWGWIAPDVTLAHLCAVTDDEIALLAANGVTATHAPGCDLPMGWGIAPVAALLDAGVPVGLGTSGGGSNDAGHLLADARLAMQVAPLAGRPLDARTVLGMATEGSALGLGRTELGHLRPGAAADLCVWDVSGVADAGVADPLAGLLWASPGRRPKHVVVAGEVVVRDYRLVADDDRAIAAELRALLAAR
- a CDS encoding helix-turn-helix domain-containing protein, with product MSSSVAIDEQTVRLGARIRSFRLARGLTLVELAKLAGLSHPFLSQLERGQARPSMVSLERIARALGSSQIELIAAATDDLLPPAGASRVSVVHRREGPQGPFGGGEARILVHGDVSFIPMEFRGHNRELGEFYRHDEDEFLHVVAGLVLVDLGDEGEHRLEPGDSIHYRGGTLHRWCSLGEGEYHLFIVKERRAGA